Proteins encoded by one window of Dryocola sp. LX212:
- the moeB gene encoding molybdopterin-synthase adenylyltransferase MoeB yields MAEELSDGEMLRYNRQIILRGFDFDGQEALKAARVLVVGLGGLGCAAAQYLAAAGVGHLTLLDYDTVALSNLQRQTLHSDATIGKPKVESARDALAVINPHVSLAVINALLDEQRLADEVAGHDLVLDCTDNVAIRNQLNHCCFQAKKPLVSGAAIRMEGQISVFTYQEKEPCYRCLSRLFGENALTCVEAGVMSPLVGVIGSLQAMEAIKLLANYGTPASGKIVMYDAMTCQFREMKLTRNAQCEVCGSHSS; encoded by the coding sequence GTGGCAGAAGAGCTCAGCGACGGCGAAATGCTGCGCTACAACCGGCAGATTATTCTGCGCGGCTTCGACTTTGACGGGCAGGAAGCGCTGAAGGCAGCCCGCGTGCTGGTCGTCGGCCTCGGCGGCCTGGGCTGTGCCGCCGCGCAGTATCTTGCGGCGGCAGGCGTGGGGCATCTCACGCTGCTGGATTACGACACCGTGGCGCTGTCCAATCTGCAACGTCAGACCCTGCACAGCGATGCGACCATCGGAAAGCCAAAGGTGGAGTCCGCCCGCGACGCGCTGGCGGTTATCAACCCTCACGTTTCGCTTGCGGTTATCAACGCCCTGCTTGATGAGCAACGGCTGGCGGATGAAGTTGCTGGCCACGATCTGGTGCTGGACTGCACGGATAACGTGGCTATCCGCAATCAGCTGAACCACTGCTGTTTTCAAGCTAAGAAGCCGCTGGTCAGCGGTGCAGCTATCCGCATGGAAGGGCAAATCAGCGTCTTTACGTATCAGGAAAAGGAACCCTGCTACCGCTGCCTGAGCCGCCTGTTTGGCGAAAATGCTCTGACCTGCGTCGAGGCGGGCGTGATGTCCCCGCTGGTGGGCGTAATAGGTTCGCTGCAGGCGATGGAAGCGATAAAGCTGCTGGCGAACTACGGCACCCCGGCGAGCGGAAAAATAGTGATGTACGACGCCATGACCTGCCAGTTCCGCGAGATGAAACTGACGAGGAATGCGCAGTGCGAGGTTTGTGGCTCTCACTCATCTTAA
- the mglB gene encoding galactose/glucose ABC transporter substrate-binding protein MglB — protein MNKKVLTLSAVMSCMLFGTAAHAADTRIGVTIYKYDDNFMSVVRKAIEKDAKASPDVELLMNDSQNDQSKQNDQIDVLLAKGVKALAINLVDPAAAGTVIEKARGQNIPIVFYNKEPSRKALDSYDKAYYVGTDSKESGIIQGDLIAKHWAANPAWDLNKDGQIQFVLLKGEPGHPDAEARTTYVIKELNTKGLKTQQLQLDTAMWDTAQAKDKMDAWMSGPNANKIEVVIANNDAMAMGAVEALKAHNKSSIPVFGVDALPEALALVKSGALAGTVLNDANNQAKATFDLAKNLAAGKPAAEGTNWKIENKIVRIPYVGVDKDNLAQFSNK, from the coding sequence ATGAATAAGAAGGTTTTGACCCTGTCCGCCGTTATGTCCTGCATGCTTTTTGGCACGGCTGCTCACGCTGCTGATACCCGTATCGGCGTGACCATCTACAAATACGACGATAACTTCATGTCGGTCGTGCGCAAAGCAATTGAGAAAGACGCCAAAGCAAGCCCGGACGTTGAGCTGCTGATGAACGACTCCCAGAACGACCAGTCCAAGCAGAACGACCAGATCGACGTACTGCTGGCGAAAGGCGTGAAGGCGTTGGCCATCAACCTGGTTGACCCGGCAGCGGCAGGCACGGTCATTGAAAAAGCCCGTGGCCAGAACATCCCGATTGTTTTCTACAACAAAGAACCTTCACGTAAAGCGCTGGATAGCTACGATAAAGCGTACTACGTAGGCACCGACTCTAAAGAGTCCGGCATCATTCAGGGCGACCTGATTGCGAAACACTGGGCGGCAAACCCGGCCTGGGATCTGAACAAAGACGGCCAGATTCAGTTCGTGCTGCTCAAAGGCGAGCCGGGCCACCCGGATGCTGAAGCCCGTACTACCTACGTTATCAAAGAGTTGAACACCAAGGGCCTGAAAACCCAGCAGCTGCAGTTAGATACTGCGATGTGGGACACCGCCCAGGCGAAAGATAAGATGGACGCGTGGATGTCCGGCCCGAACGCTAACAAAATCGAAGTGGTTATCGCCAACAACGATGCGATGGCAATGGGTGCGGTAGAAGCGCTGAAAGCACACAACAAATCTTCTATTCCGGTCTTCGGCGTGGATGCCCTGCCTGAAGCGCTGGCGCTGGTAAAATCCGGTGCGTTGGCCGGAACCGTGCTGAACGATGCCAACAACCAGGCGAAAGCCACCTTCGATCTGGCGAAAAACCTGGCGGCGGGCAAACCTGCGGCAGAAGGCACGAACTGGAAGATTGAAAACAAGATCGTGCGTATTCCTTACGTCGGCGTTGATAAAGACAACCTGGCGCAGTTCTCAAACAAATAA
- the mglA gene encoding galactose/methyl galactoside ABC transporter ATP-binding protein MglA, translating to MVSNQTATPEFLLEMTNVNKSFPGVKALDNVNLKVRPHSIHALMGENGAGKSTLLKCLFGIYSKDSGSILFQGQEVNFNSTKEALENGISMVHQELNLVLQRTVMDNMWLGRYPTKGVFVDQDKMYRDTKDIFDELDIDIDPRARVGTLSVSQMQMIEIAKAFSYNAKIVIMDEPTSSLTEKEVNHLFKIIRKLKERGCGIVYISHKMEEIFQLCDEITILRDGQWIATQPLEGLDMDKIISMMVGRSLNQRFPDKSNVPGEVILEVRNLTSLRQPSIRDVSFDLHKGEILGIAGLVGAKRTDIVETLFGIREKSSGTIFLHGKKINNHSANEAINHGFALVTEERRSTGIYAYLDIGFNSLISNIRNYKNKIGLLDNSRMKSDTQWVIDSMRVKTPGHRTSIGSLSGGNQQKVIIGRWLLTQPEILMLDEPTRGIDVGAKFEIYQLIAELAKKGKGIIIISSEMPELLGITDRILVMSNGLVAGIVDTKTTTQNEILRLASVHL from the coding sequence ATGGTCAGCAATCAGACAGCGACGCCTGAATTCTTGTTGGAAATGACTAACGTCAACAAGTCTTTCCCCGGCGTAAAGGCACTGGATAATGTCAATTTAAAAGTTCGTCCTCATTCCATTCACGCGTTGATGGGTGAGAACGGGGCGGGTAAATCAACATTATTAAAATGCCTTTTTGGGATCTACAGTAAGGATTCCGGCAGTATTCTTTTTCAGGGACAAGAAGTAAATTTCAACAGCACGAAAGAGGCGCTGGAGAACGGTATTTCAATGGTGCACCAGGAGCTGAACCTGGTTCTGCAACGTACCGTGATGGACAATATGTGGCTGGGGCGTTACCCAACCAAAGGCGTATTTGTCGATCAGGATAAAATGTACCGCGACACAAAAGACATTTTCGACGAGCTGGATATTGATATCGATCCGCGCGCCCGCGTTGGCACGCTATCCGTATCACAAATGCAGATGATCGAAATTGCCAAGGCGTTTTCCTATAACGCCAAAATCGTCATAATGGATGAGCCAACGTCCTCCCTGACGGAAAAAGAAGTTAACCACCTCTTTAAAATTATTCGCAAATTAAAAGAGCGTGGCTGCGGTATCGTTTATATCTCCCATAAAATGGAAGAGATATTCCAGCTGTGCGATGAAATTACGATTTTGCGTGACGGACAGTGGATCGCCACCCAGCCGCTGGAAGGGCTGGACATGGATAAAATCATCTCCATGATGGTTGGCCGCTCCCTAAACCAGCGCTTTCCGGACAAGTCAAACGTGCCGGGGGAAGTGATTCTGGAGGTGCGCAACCTGACCTCGCTGCGTCAGCCCTCTATCCGCGATGTCTCTTTTGATTTGCATAAAGGGGAGATTCTGGGGATTGCCGGCCTGGTGGGCGCGAAGCGTACCGACATTGTGGAAACGCTGTTTGGTATTCGTGAAAAATCATCCGGTACCATTTTTCTACACGGCAAAAAAATTAATAACCACAGCGCCAACGAAGCGATTAACCATGGCTTTGCGTTAGTGACCGAAGAGCGCCGCTCTACTGGCATTTATGCTTACCTGGATATCGGTTTTAACTCGCTGATTTCAAATATTCGCAACTATAAAAACAAAATTGGTCTGCTCGATAATAGCCGTATGAAAAGCGATACCCAGTGGGTTATCGACTCCATGCGTGTGAAAACACCAGGGCACCGCACGTCAATTGGTTCGCTGTCAGGTGGCAACCAGCAGAAAGTTATTATTGGCCGCTGGTTATTAACCCAGCCGGAAATTTTAATGCTTGATGAACCTACGCGCGGTATCGACGTGGGAGCGAAGTTTGAAATTTACCAGCTGATTGCTGAGCTGGCTAAAAAAGGGAAAGGAATCATCATTATTTCGTCCGAAATGCCGGAGTTGTTAGGGATTACAGACCGTATTCTGGTAATGAGCAATGGCCTCGTTGCGGGAATTGTAGACACTAAAACAACCACGCAGAACGAAATATTACGTCTTGCGTCTGTGCACCTTTGA
- the ldtB gene encoding L,D-transpeptidase, which yields MNMKIRTILLAFVAAVSFCKTASAVTYPLPTDGSRLIGQNQVITIPEGSTAPLEEFAAQYQMGLSNMLEANPGVDPYLPKGGTILNIPQQLILPDTVHEGIVINSAEMRLYYYPKDTNTVIVLPIGIGQLGKDTPINWTTKVERKKAGPTWTPTAKMHAEYAAAGTPLPAVVPAGPDNPMGLYALYIGRLYAIHGTNANFGIGLRVSHGCVRLRNEDIKFLFENVPVGTRVQFIDEPVKATVEPDGTRYIEVHNPLSTTEAQFNSGEIVPITLKDNVTAITAQPDVDTNVIDQAIQNRSGMPVRLN from the coding sequence ATGAATATGAAAATACGCACAATTTTACTGGCATTTGTGGCTGCGGTGTCTTTCTGCAAAACAGCCTCTGCAGTGACTTATCCTCTGCCTACCGATGGCAGCCGTCTGATTGGACAAAACCAGGTGATTACGATCCCTGAAGGTAGCACCGCTCCGCTTGAAGAGTTTGCGGCGCAGTACCAGATGGGCCTGTCTAACATGCTGGAAGCCAACCCTGGCGTTGACCCTTATCTGCCGAAAGGCGGCACCATCCTGAACATTCCTCAGCAGCTTATCCTGCCGGACACGGTTCATGAAGGTATCGTTATCAACAGTGCTGAAATGCGTCTCTACTACTATCCGAAAGACACCAACACGGTTATCGTGCTGCCTATCGGTATTGGCCAGCTGGGCAAAGACACCCCCATCAACTGGACCACGAAAGTAGAACGTAAGAAAGCAGGCCCGACCTGGACGCCTACCGCTAAGATGCACGCGGAATACGCAGCGGCGGGTACGCCACTGCCAGCCGTTGTGCCAGCCGGCCCGGACAACCCTATGGGTCTGTACGCGCTGTATATCGGTCGCCTGTATGCTATTCATGGCACCAATGCCAACTTCGGTATCGGCCTGCGCGTAAGCCACGGCTGCGTACGTCTGCGTAACGAAGACATCAAGTTCCTGTTCGAGAATGTACCGGTCGGTACTCGCGTGCAGTTTATCGATGAGCCCGTTAAAGCAACCGTAGAGCCGGACGGCACCCGTTACATTGAGGTGCATAATCCGCTGTCGACTACCGAAGCACAGTTCAATTCCGGCGAAATCGTGCCAATTACGCTGAAAGATAACGTAACCGCGATCACCGCTCAGCCAGACGTTGACACCAACGTTATTGACCAGGCGATTCAGAACCGTTCCGGTATGCCGGTGCGTCTGAACTAA
- a CDS encoding ABC-F family ATPase, translating to MLVSSNVTMQFGSKPLFENISVKFGGGNRYGLIGANGSGKSTFMKILGGDLDPTVGNVSLDPNERIGKLRQDQFAFEKFTVLDTVIMGHAELWEVKEERDRIYALPEMSEEDGYRVADLESRYGEMDGYTAEARAGELLLGVGIPVEQHYGPMSEVAPGWKLRVLLAQALFSNPDILLLDEPTNNLDIDTIRWLETVLNERNSTMIIISHDRHFLNMVCTHMADLDYGELRVYPGNYDEYMTAATQARERLLSDNAKKKAQIADLQSFVSRFSANASKSRQATSRARQIDKIKLDEVKASSRQNPFIRFEQDKKLFRNALEVEGLAKGFDEGPLFKGVNMLLEVGEKLAVLGTNGVGKTTFLKTLVSELTPDAGTVKWSENVQIGYYAQDHEYEFENDLTVFDWMSQWKQEGDDEQAVRSILGRLLFSQDDIKKLAKVLSGGEKGRMLFGKLMMERPNVLVMDEPTNHLDMESIESLNMALEMYPGTLIFVSHDREFVSSLATRVVEITPERVIDFTGGYEDYLRSKGIDG from the coding sequence GTGCTAGTTTCCAGTAACGTCACTATGCAGTTCGGCAGTAAGCCGCTGTTTGAAAACATCTCCGTCAAGTTTGGCGGCGGCAATCGCTACGGCCTGATTGGCGCTAACGGTAGCGGTAAGTCCACCTTTATGAAGATCCTCGGTGGCGATCTCGACCCAACCGTGGGTAACGTCTCACTCGATCCTAACGAGCGCATCGGTAAGCTGCGCCAGGATCAGTTCGCCTTTGAGAAATTTACCGTGCTTGATACGGTGATCATGGGCCACGCCGAACTCTGGGAGGTAAAAGAAGAGCGCGACCGCATCTATGCGCTGCCGGAGATGAGCGAAGAAGACGGCTATCGAGTGGCCGACCTGGAATCCAGATATGGCGAAATGGATGGCTACACCGCCGAAGCGCGTGCTGGCGAATTATTGCTGGGCGTAGGCATTCCGGTGGAGCAACACTACGGCCCAATGAGCGAAGTCGCACCGGGCTGGAAGCTGCGTGTGCTGCTCGCGCAGGCGCTGTTCTCTAACCCGGACATCCTGCTGCTCGATGAACCGACGAACAACCTCGACATCGACACTATTCGCTGGCTGGAAACCGTGCTCAACGAGCGCAACAGTACCATGATCATCATTTCCCACGACCGCCACTTCCTGAACATGGTTTGTACCCACATGGCGGATCTGGACTACGGCGAGCTGCGCGTTTATCCGGGCAACTACGACGAATACATGACGGCAGCAACCCAGGCTCGCGAGCGCCTGCTGTCCGATAACGCGAAGAAAAAGGCGCAGATTGCCGACCTGCAATCCTTCGTCAGCCGCTTTAGCGCTAACGCATCAAAATCCCGTCAGGCTACCTCTCGCGCCCGTCAGATTGATAAAATCAAGCTTGATGAAGTGAAGGCCTCCAGCCGTCAGAACCCGTTCATCCGCTTTGAGCAGGACAAGAAGCTGTTCCGTAACGCGCTGGAAGTGGAAGGGCTGGCAAAAGGCTTCGACGAAGGCCCGCTGTTCAAAGGCGTTAACATGCTGCTGGAAGTGGGGGAGAAGCTTGCGGTGCTGGGCACCAACGGCGTGGGTAAAACGACCTTCCTGAAAACCCTGGTGAGCGAACTGACCCCGGATGCCGGAACGGTTAAATGGTCCGAGAACGTGCAGATCGGCTATTACGCACAGGATCATGAATACGAATTCGAAAACGACCTGACCGTCTTTGACTGGATGAGCCAGTGGAAGCAAGAAGGCGATGACGAGCAGGCCGTGCGCAGCATCCTTGGCCGTCTGCTGTTTAGCCAGGACGATATCAAAAAGCTTGCCAAAGTGCTGTCCGGCGGTGAGAAGGGCCGTATGCTGTTCGGCAAGCTGATGATGGAACGCCCGAACGTGCTGGTCATGGATGAACCCACAAACCACCTGGATATGGAATCCATCGAGTCGCTGAACATGGCGCTGGAAATGTATCCTGGCACGCTGATCTTCGTCTCCCACGACCGTGAATTCGTCAGCTCCCTGGCTACCCGCGTCGTCGAGATCACCCCAGAGCGCGTTATCGACTTTACCGGTGGGTATGAAGATTACCTGCGCAGTAAAGGTATAGACGGCTAA
- the sanA gene encoding outer membrane permeability protein SanA gives MLKRLFYSLLVLIGLTALTALALDRWMSWKTSPYVYDELQDLPYRQVGVVLGTAKYYRTGVINQYYLYRIQGALNAYNSGKVNYLLLSGDNAQSSYNEPRTMRKDLIAGGVDPADIVLDYAGFRTLDSIVRTRKVFDTNDFIIITQRFHCERALFIALHEGIQAQCYAVPSPKNMLSVRMREFAARLGAIADVYIFKSEPRFLGPLIPIPAQHEVPDDAQAYPAVTPEQLLERQKKEKK, from the coding sequence ATGTTGAAGCGCTTGTTTTATAGCCTGTTAGTCCTCATCGGCTTGACTGCGTTGACTGCGCTTGCCCTCGATCGCTGGATGAGCTGGAAAACCTCCCCCTATGTCTACGACGAACTGCAGGACCTGCCCTATCGCCAGGTCGGTGTCGTGCTCGGCACCGCCAAGTATTACCGCACCGGGGTCATTAACCAGTACTACCTCTACCGTATTCAGGGCGCGCTGAACGCCTACAACAGCGGCAAGGTTAACTACCTGCTGCTAAGCGGCGATAACGCGCAGTCCAGCTATAACGAACCAAGAACGATGCGCAAGGATTTGATCGCCGGAGGCGTTGACCCGGCCGATATCGTGCTGGATTATGCCGGTTTCCGTACGCTCGACTCGATTGTGCGCACCCGAAAAGTGTTCGACACCAACGACTTCATCATTATTACCCAGCGTTTTCACTGCGAGCGCGCGCTTTTCATTGCTCTGCATGAAGGCATTCAGGCACAGTGCTACGCCGTCCCGTCACCGAAAAATATGCTGTCCGTACGCATGCGTGAATTTGCCGCCCGGCTGGGGGCCATTGCCGATGTGTATATTTTTAAGAGCGAGCCGCGCTTTCTGGGGCCGCTGATCCCGATCCCGGCTCAGCATGAAGTCCCGGACGACGCCCAGGCCTACCCGGCGGTGACGCCGGAACAGCTGCTGGAGCGGCAGAAAAAAGAGAAGAAGTGA
- the mglC gene encoding galactose/methyl galactoside ABC transporter permease MglC: MSALNKKSFLTYLKEGGIYVVLLVLLAIIIFQDPTFLSLLNLSNILTQSSVRIIIALGVAGLIVTQGTDLSAGRQVGLAAVIAATLLQSMDNVNKVFPDMATMPIPVVLLIVCAVGAIIGLINGIIIAYLNVTPFITTLGTMIIVYGINSLYYDFVGASPVSGFDSNFSTFTQGFIALGTFRLSYITFYALFAVMFVWVLWNKTRFGKNIFAIGGNPEAAKVSGVNVGLNLIMIYALSGVFYAFGGMLEAGRIGSATNNLGFMYELDAIAACVVGGVSFSGGVGTVVGVVTGVIIFTVINYGLTYIGVNPYWQYIIKGAIIIFAVALDSLKYARKK; encoded by the coding sequence ATGAGTGCGTTAAATAAGAAAAGTTTTCTAACTTATCTGAAAGAAGGCGGCATTTATGTCGTTTTGTTGGTGCTGCTGGCGATCATTATTTTCCAGGATCCGACATTTTTAAGCTTGCTGAACTTAAGTAACATCCTGACTCAGTCTTCTGTGCGTATTATTATCGCGCTGGGCGTGGCGGGCCTGATTGTTACCCAGGGGACCGACCTGTCTGCCGGACGCCAGGTAGGCCTCGCGGCGGTAATCGCGGCAACGCTTCTGCAGTCGATGGATAACGTCAATAAAGTATTCCCGGATATGGCGACCATGCCTATTCCGGTGGTGCTGCTGATTGTCTGTGCCGTAGGCGCGATCATTGGCCTGATTAACGGCATTATCATTGCCTACCTGAACGTGACGCCGTTTATCACCACTTTGGGTACGATGATCATCGTTTACGGGATCAACTCCCTGTATTACGACTTCGTAGGGGCGTCGCCGGTCTCCGGCTTTGACTCTAACTTCTCGACATTTACCCAGGGGTTCATCGCCTTAGGGACGTTCCGTCTCTCCTACATCACGTTCTACGCGCTGTTTGCGGTGATGTTCGTATGGGTGTTGTGGAACAAAACTCGCTTTGGCAAAAACATCTTTGCTATAGGCGGCAACCCGGAAGCGGCGAAAGTGTCCGGCGTTAACGTCGGCCTGAACCTGATTATGATCTATGCGCTGTCCGGCGTGTTCTACGCCTTCGGTGGGATGCTGGAAGCGGGGCGTATCGGTTCGGCAACCAACAACCTCGGCTTTATGTACGAGCTGGATGCGATTGCGGCCTGCGTGGTAGGCGGCGTGTCGTTCAGCGGCGGGGTAGGGACGGTTGTCGGCGTGGTGACCGGTGTTATCATCTTCACCGTTATCAACTACGGTCTGACCTATATCGGCGTGAACCCTTACTGGCAGTACATCATCAAGGGCGCGATTATTATCTTCGCGGTTGCCCTGGATTCACTAAAGTACGCTCGTAAGAAGTAA
- a CDS encoding CidA/LrgA family protein, which produces MRNSLTVIWQFLRSFILIYLCLYAGIALSSVLPIAIPGSILGMLILFLLLSLQILPAKWVKPGCHLFIRYMVLLFVPIGVGVMQYFDVLRAEFAPIIVSCTVSTLLVLAIVSWSSHLVHGERKVIGEAEGDQK; this is translated from the coding sequence ATGCGTAACTCGCTCACCGTAATCTGGCAATTTCTGAGATCGTTTATTCTGATTTACCTGTGCTTATATGCCGGTATCGCCCTCTCCTCCGTGCTGCCGATTGCCATTCCCGGCAGCATTCTTGGCATGCTGATTCTATTTTTGCTGCTCTCTTTACAGATCCTGCCCGCAAAATGGGTCAAGCCAGGCTGCCATCTTTTTATCCGTTATATGGTGCTGCTGTTCGTGCCAATTGGGGTCGGCGTTATGCAGTATTTCGACGTGCTGCGTGCGGAATTCGCGCCGATTATCGTCTCCTGTACGGTGAGCACGCTGCTGGTCTTAGCGATCGTAAGCTGGAGTTCCCATCTGGTGCACGGCGAACGCAAAGTGATAGGTGAAGCGGAGGGCGATCAAAAATGA
- the cdd gene encoding cytidine deaminase: MRSRFDAAFAQLPASLQAALLPLLADDHFPAMICAQEVEAIKHQTGLDDDALAFALLPLAAACARAAISNFNVGAVARGVSGNLYFGANMEFAGATMQQTVHAEQSAITHAWMRGEKGLASITVNYTPCGHCRQFMNELNSGVKLQINLPGRKPATLGDYLPDSFGPRDLAIEKLLLDDLDHGYKVEGDEISQAAIKAANRSHAPYSKAPAGVALALRDGKIIAGSYAENAAFNPSLPPLQAALNLLSLSGYEYGDIQRAVLAERADAPLTQWDATAATLKALGCLNIDRQLLA; this comes from the coding sequence ATGCGTTCTCGTTTTGATGCTGCTTTTGCACAGCTCCCGGCTTCGCTGCAGGCCGCTCTGCTTCCCCTGCTTGCCGATGACCACTTCCCTGCCATGATTTGCGCGCAGGAAGTGGAAGCGATAAAGCACCAGACCGGACTGGATGATGATGCGCTGGCCTTCGCCCTTCTTCCTCTTGCTGCCGCCTGCGCGCGCGCGGCAATCTCCAATTTTAACGTCGGGGCCGTCGCCCGCGGCGTGAGCGGCAATCTCTATTTCGGTGCCAACATGGAATTTGCCGGGGCCACCATGCAGCAAACCGTCCACGCCGAGCAAAGTGCCATCACCCACGCCTGGATGCGCGGTGAAAAAGGTCTGGCTTCGATTACCGTAAATTACACGCCGTGCGGCCACTGCCGCCAGTTCATGAATGAGCTGAACAGCGGTGTGAAGCTGCAGATCAACCTGCCTGGCCGCAAGCCCGCCACCCTTGGCGACTATTTGCCGGACTCTTTCGGCCCGCGCGACCTGGCTATCGAAAAGCTGCTGCTCGATGATTTGGACCACGGGTACAAAGTTGAAGGCGATGAGATCAGCCAGGCAGCCATCAAGGCAGCAAACCGCAGCCATGCGCCTTACAGCAAAGCGCCTGCTGGCGTGGCGCTCGCCCTGCGCGACGGCAAAATCATCGCGGGCAGCTACGCGGAAAACGCGGCGTTCAACCCGTCTCTGCCTCCGCTTCAGGCTGCGCTGAATCTGCTTAGCCTTTCAGGCTATGAGTACGGCGATATCCAGCGCGCGGTGCTTGCCGAACGTGCTGATGCTCCACTCACGCAGTGGGACGCCACCGCCGCCACGCTGAAAGCCCTTGGCTGCCTGAATATCGACCGCCAGCTGCTGGCCTGA
- a CDS encoding CidB/LrgB family autolysis modulator: protein MIHYIWWSLPLTLVVFYCARMLAVRFPTPLLNPLLVSMAILIPFLVLTGIPYEHYFLGSKVLNDLLQPAVVALAFPLYEQLHQIRARWKSIITICFIGSLVAMVTGTSIALMMGAPVQIAASILPKSVTTPIAMAVGGSIGGVPAISAVCVIYVGILGAVLGHTLLNIMRIKTKASRGLAIGSAAHALGTARCVEMDFQEGAFSSLALVICGIITSLLAPFLLPVIVSLFG, encoded by the coding sequence ATGATTCATTATATCTGGTGGTCCCTGCCGTTAACGCTTGTCGTCTTTTACTGCGCACGCATGCTGGCGGTTCGCTTCCCCACTCCGCTGCTCAATCCGCTGCTGGTCAGCATGGCTATCCTCATCCCGTTCCTGGTGCTCACCGGCATTCCCTACGAGCATTATTTCCTGGGATCGAAGGTACTTAACGATCTGCTGCAGCCTGCGGTCGTCGCGCTGGCCTTCCCGCTTTATGAGCAGCTGCATCAGATCCGCGCGCGCTGGAAATCAATTATTACCATCTGCTTTATTGGCAGCCTGGTGGCGATGGTTACCGGCACGAGCATTGCGCTGATGATGGGCGCGCCCGTACAGATCGCCGCCTCTATCTTGCCTAAGTCCGTCACCACCCCGATCGCCATGGCCGTCGGCGGCAGCATCGGCGGCGTACCGGCGATTAGCGCCGTCTGCGTTATTTACGTCGGCATTCTTGGTGCCGTACTGGGCCATACGCTGCTGAATATCATGCGCATCAAAACCAAAGCCTCCCGCGGGCTGGCCATTGGCAGCGCGGCGCATGCGCTGGGTACCGCCCGCTGCGTGGAGATGGATTTCCAGGAAGGGGCGTTCAGCTCGCTGGCGCTGGTTATCTGCGGGATCATTACCTCGCTGCTCGCGCCTTTCCTGCTGCCGGTAATCGTGTCGTTATTTGGTTAA
- a CDS encoding IS110 family transposase, giving the protein MFTLGVDVSKNKIDICLLAAGVKGKKKHKVFTNEPGVARRVTDWLDAQKCPSDSVTVVLEATGIYHENLAYGLHDAGVKVCMANPHRVREFACGMNILTKNDRVDAFVLACYGELKHPEPWVPPSPEVRKLRALLRQRDALKEDVQRTANRLEKAHSTATPREVITSLQRTHSWLSDELERIERLITDHTDNDPGLKADLDLLKSIKGVKDQVGREMLAILKDGAFRSASQVAAYLGITPVEKTSGSSVRGRPHMSKTGPSGIRAKLYVAAMSASRWNKPAKEIYERLIARGKAKKAALGAVMRKLVHMCFGVLKTRLPWDENYAATA; this is encoded by the coding sequence ATGTTCACTCTCGGTGTTGATGTCAGTAAAAATAAAATCGATATCTGTCTGCTTGCTGCTGGTGTTAAAGGCAAGAAAAAGCACAAGGTTTTCACCAATGAACCCGGCGTGGCCCGTAGGGTCACGGACTGGCTCGACGCTCAGAAGTGCCCGTCTGATAGCGTCACCGTGGTACTGGAAGCGACCGGTATCTATCACGAGAACCTGGCATACGGTCTTCATGATGCCGGTGTTAAGGTCTGTATGGCCAATCCCCACCGCGTGCGCGAATTTGCCTGTGGGATGAATATCCTCACCAAAAACGACAGGGTTGATGCCTTCGTTCTGGCCTGTTACGGCGAGCTGAAACACCCGGAACCCTGGGTGCCTCCATCGCCTGAAGTTCGCAAGCTCAGGGCACTCCTGCGTCAGCGCGATGCGCTGAAAGAAGACGTTCAGCGGACGGCAAACCGGCTGGAAAAAGCCCACTCCACGGCCACGCCGCGGGAAGTTATCACCTCGCTCCAGCGGACTCACAGCTGGTTGAGCGACGAGCTGGAGCGGATAGAAAGGCTCATTACAGACCACACGGACAACGATCCGGGGCTGAAAGCAGATCTTGATCTGCTGAAATCGATTAAGGGTGTAAAGGATCAGGTAGGCCGGGAAATGCTGGCTATCCTGAAAGACGGCGCGTTCAGAAGTGCCTCGCAGGTGGCGGCGTATCTGGGCATCACACCGGTGGAAAAAACGTCGGGAAGCTCGGTGCGTGGGCGTCCTCACATGTCGAAAACAGGGCCGTCGGGGATAAGAGCGAAGCTGTATGTGGCGGCAATGAGCGCCAGCCGGTGGAATAAACCGGCGAAAGAGATATACGAAAGGCTGATAGCGAGAGGGAAGGCAAAGAAGGCGGCGCTGGGTGCAGTAATGCGCAAGCTGGTGCACATGTGCTTCGGGGTGCTGAAAACACGCCTGCCATGGGATGAAAATTATGCAGCTACCGCTTGA